The following proteins come from a genomic window of Parambassis ranga chromosome 4, fParRan2.1, whole genome shotgun sequence:
- the srek1ip1 gene encoding protein SREK1IP1 — translation MAAPGPNKDNIRAGCKKCGYPGHLTFECRNFVRVDPQKDIVLDVSSTSSEESEDDAPAAQRTEKLGRGGQHRKGFSDDDRKKKQKQKKSKDRKARKRSNSSSSDEEEVSKKKKKHSKSSSSSDEDDKKKKKKLKSHKKKSKKNKKEQGKHHKKREKKKKHESSSSSSSSESSESD, via the exons ATGGCAGCTCCGG GTCCAAATAAGGACAACATCAGAGCTGGGTGCAAGAAATGTGGATACC CTGGGCACTTAACATTTGAGTGTCGAAATTTTGTCAGAGTTGACCCCCAAAAAGATATAGTTCTGGATGTAAGCAGCACAAGCAGCGAGGAGAGCGAAGACGACGCGCCTGCAGCTCAGCGCACTGAGAAGCTGGGACGAGGTGGTCAGCATCGCAAAG GTTTCTCTGATGACGAtagaaaaaagaagcaaaaacagaagaaaagcaaagacaGAAAGGCAAGAAAGag GTCTAATTCATCATCtagtgatgaggaggaggtttccaaaaagaaaaagaagcacagTAAGTCAAGCTCATCATCTGATGAAgatgacaagaagaagaaaaagaaactaaaaagccacaagaagaaaagcaaaaagaacaaaaaagaacagGGGAAGCatcacaaaaagagagagaagaagaagaagcatgaatcttcttcctcttccagcTCCAGTGAGTCCTCAGAAAGTGACTGA
- the LOC114434480 gene encoding alkaline phosphatase-like, whose translation MLTPHCRAPKLLGILLGPILMAVARAAMDSQVLYELEKEPAYWDAQARATLDAALKLRPREHRAKNIILFLGDGMGVSTVSAARILRGQMEGGSGEETMLAMDTFPYVALSKTYSVDKQVADSASTATAYHCGVKANAKTIGLSANAVAYECNTTFGNEVFSVLRRAKAQGKSVGIVTTTRVQHASPAAAYAHSVSRSWYSDADLPSSARRQGCVDIATQLVTNVDIDVILGGGRMYMTPKGTQDPEYPTSSSRKGDRKDRRNLIDVWLKAKPNKKSHYVWHRKEFDEINVKTTDRLMGLFEPKDMRFEVFRNTSRDPSIVEMTEKAIQILRKNPKGYFLFVEGGRIDHGHHDGIAKLALTEAVMFDGAIQRAAHLTRESDTLTVVTADHSHVFTFGGNTPRGNPIFGLAPKKADDKMPFTSILYANGPGYVHVNGSRGNITMVDYYDEEYMQQAAVPLDAETHGGEDVAIYAKGPMAHLFHGVKEQNYVAHVMAYAACLEPYTNCPPHPHSRSSAGCVSTPVSLLFSLLSLLWLFT comes from the exons ATGCTGACGCCACACTGCAGGGCCCCAAAACTTCTGGGTATCCTTCTGGGCCCCATCCTGATGGCTGTGGCCCGGGCTGCTATGGACAGCCAAG tgctgtatgaacttgaGAAGGAGCCAGCCTATTGGGATGCACAAGCAAGAGCAACACTGGATGCTGCACTGAAACTCCGGCCCCGAGAGCACCGGGCCAAGAACATCATCCTGTTTCTCGGCGATG GAATGGGCGTGTCCACGGTGTCAGCAGCTCGAATCCTGCGAGGTCAGATGGAGGGCGGGTCTGGGGAAGAAACAATGCTGGCTATGGACACCTTCCCATATGTGGCCCTGTCTAAG ACCTACAGCGTGGATAAGCAGGTAGCAGACAGCGCCAGCACGGCCACAGCCTACCACTGTGGGGTGAAAGCCAATGCTAAGACAATAGGACTCAGTGCCAACGCAGTGGCATACGAGTGTAACACCACCTTCGGCAACGAGGTCTTCTCAGTGCTACGACGTGCTAAAGCACAAG GTAAATCAGTGGGCATAGTGACCACCACTCGTGTCCAGCATGCCTCCCCTGCCGCCGCCTATGCCCACTCCGTCAGCCGCAGCTGGTACAGTGATGCAGATCTTCCTTCGAGTGCCCGCCGACAGGGTTGTGTTGATATTGCCACCCAGCTGGTCACCAACGTTGACATTGAT GTGATCCTGGGAGGAGGCAGGATGTACATGACACCAAAAGGCACCCAAGACCCAGAGTATCCAACCTCCAGCTCTCGCAAGGGGGACCGAAAAGACAGACGGAACCTCATTGACGTTTGGCTTAAAGCTAAACCT aACAAGAAATCACACTATGTCTGGCACAGGAAGGAATTTGATGagataaatgtaaaaacaaccgACCGTCTCATGg GTCTGTTTGAGCCCAAGGACATGAGGTTTGAGGTTTTCCGGAATACCTCGCGCGACCCATCCATTGTTGAGATGACAGAAAAAGCCATTCAAATCCTCAGGAAGAATCCCAAAGGATACTTCCTGTTTGTAGAAG GAGGGAGAATCGATCACGGCCACCATGACGGCATTGCCAAACTGGCACTGACAGAAGCTGTGATGTTTGACGGTGCCATTCAACGCGCCGCACATCTCACCAGAGAATCTGACACACTGACTGTGGTCACTGCTGATCACTCACATGTTTTTACTTTTGGTGGCAACACACCTCGAGGGAATCCCATCTTTG GACTGGCACCAAAGAAAGCAGATGACAAAATGCCCTTTACCAGCATCCTTTACGCCAATGGTCCTGGTTATGTCCATGTAAATGGATCCAGAGGGAACATTACAATGGTGGATTACT ATGATGAGGAGTACATGCAGCAGGCTGCAGTCCCACTGGATGCGGAGACCCATGGCGGAGAGGATGTAGCCATTTATGCCAAAGGTCCCATGGCTCACCTGTTCCACGGGGTGAAGGAACAGAACTACGTGGCGCACGTCATGGCCTATGCGGCCTGTTTGGAGCCCTACACAAACTGCCCTCCTCACCCCCACAGCCGTTCCTCAGCTGGGTGTGTGAGCACGCCTGTGAGCCTCCTGTTCAGTCTGCTCAGCCTCCTCTGGTTGTTCACATGA